The following are from one region of the Desulfovibrio legallii genome:
- the ftsY gene encoding signal recognition particle-docking protein FtsY, producing MGFFSAIKKIFGGEPGEAAPGTVAPEGSGPVAPAPAAPAVAPQGGASETAPESASATEAVASSASPAVAAQETALTLRLREAEPRLSVWLGIVLEGVEETGEALRQRLLFLLRALDAPEAEAQAFVRDFEGWLARMDYRLVEEFRSELQYRLALALDLEDEEDERNRLFVKISEGLSRTREQLARGLDTLFAGHGELDEAFWEELEELFIMADLGYEPALELVERLKERARKEKITQSEGVRELLKAELEDIFRAPRRIAAVNPPEVVLMIGVNGVGKTTTIAKLAHRERMQGKKVMIAAADTFRAAAIEQLQVWAERVGALFYARQAGSDPAAVAYEAVERAVKEGVDVLFVDTAGRLQTKVNLMEELAKIRQVLGKKHPGAPHRSILVIDATTGQNALSQVKLFKEAAGVDELILTKLDGTAKGGVAIAVAMQHHLPITYVGLGEKLEDLRPFNGADYARALLEAPSSSAPVGR from the coding sequence ATGGGATTTTTCAGCGCCATCAAGAAGATATTCGGCGGTGAGCCCGGAGAAGCCGCGCCCGGAACAGTTGCGCCGGAAGGGAGCGGGCCCGTCGCACCGGCCCCGGCAGCGCCTGCGGTCGCCCCGCAGGGCGGCGCTTCCGAAACTGCGCCGGAATCCGCATCGGCTACAGAGGCGGTGGCGTCGTCCGCGTCGCCCGCCGTCGCCGCGCAGGAGACGGCCCTGACCCTGCGCCTACGCGAGGCCGAGCCGCGTCTTTCGGTCTGGCTGGGCATTGTGCTGGAAGGCGTGGAAGAAACTGGCGAGGCCCTCCGGCAACGGCTGCTTTTTCTGCTGCGCGCCCTGGACGCCCCGGAGGCCGAGGCCCAGGCCTTTGTGCGGGATTTTGAGGGCTGGCTTGCCCGCATGGACTACCGGCTGGTGGAGGAATTCCGCTCCGAGCTGCAGTACCGTCTGGCTCTGGCCCTGGACCTGGAGGACGAGGAGGACGAGCGCAACCGTCTGTTTGTGAAGATCAGCGAAGGCCTCAGCCGCACGCGGGAACAGCTGGCCCGCGGCCTGGACACGCTGTTTGCCGGGCACGGTGAGCTGGACGAAGCCTTCTGGGAAGAGCTGGAAGAGCTCTTCATCATGGCCGACCTGGGCTATGAACCGGCGCTGGAGCTGGTGGAGCGCCTCAAAGAGCGCGCCCGTAAGGAAAAGATCACCCAATCCGAGGGCGTGCGCGAGCTGCTCAAGGCCGAGCTGGAGGACATTTTCCGCGCGCCCCGGCGCATTGCGGCCGTCAATCCGCCCGAAGTGGTACTCATGATCGGCGTCAACGGCGTGGGCAAGACCACCACCATCGCCAAGCTGGCCCATCGGGAGCGCATGCAGGGCAAAAAGGTCATGATCGCCGCGGCAGACACCTTCCGCGCGGCGGCCATAGAACAGCTGCAGGTCTGGGCCGAGCGCGTGGGCGCGCTGTTTTACGCGCGGCAGGCGGGTTCGGATCCGGCGGCCGTAGCCTATGAGGCTGTGGAACGCGCCGTGAAGGAAGGGGTGGACGTGCTGTTTGTGGATACGGCGGGCCGCTTGCAGACCAAGGTCAACCTCATGGAAGAGCTCGCCAAAATCCGCCAGGTGCTGGGCAAAAAGCACCCCGGCGCGCCGCACCGCAGCATTCTGGTCATCGACGCCACTACAGGGCAGAACGCCCTTTCGCAGGTCAAACTTTTCAAGGAAGCCGCCGGGGTGGATGAGCTTATCCTCACCAAGCTGGACGGCACGGCCAAGGGCGGCGTGGCCATTGCCGTGGCCATGCAGCACCATTTGCCCATTACCTATGTGGGCCTGGGCGAAAAGCTGGAAGACCTGCGCCCCTTCAACGGCGCGGACTACGCCCGCGCGCTGCTGGAAGCGCCGTCAAGTTCCGCGCCTGTCGGCCGATAA
- the hisA gene encoding 1-(5-phosphoribosyl)-5-[(5-phosphoribosylamino)methylideneamino]imidazole-4-carboxamide isomerase yields the protein MIIFPAVDIQNGKAVRLRRGRADDSTVFAEDPAEAARSWQERGARWLHVVDLDGAFDGAAKSRAVVARICAALTIPVQLGGGIRDLETARAYLDAGVTRCIIGTLALEKPETFAALCRAFPGRVGVSLDAEGGRLKSRGWVADTGLSVDDVLPRLQDDGAAFIIYTDIDRDGMQSGVNLPALEHLARAARVPVIAAGGVATLADVQRLYPLVGSTSLVGAVSGRALYEGTLHLEEANAWIAAQGQ from the coding sequence ATGATCATTTTCCCCGCTGTGGACATTCAGAACGGCAAGGCCGTGCGCCTGCGGCGCGGCCGCGCCGACGACAGCACGGTTTTTGCCGAAGACCCCGCGGAAGCGGCCCGCTCCTGGCAGGAACGCGGCGCGCGCTGGCTGCATGTGGTGGACCTGGACGGCGCTTTTGACGGCGCGGCCAAGAGCCGCGCAGTGGTGGCCCGCATCTGCGCGGCCCTGACCATTCCCGTGCAGCTGGGCGGCGGCATCCGCGATCTGGAAACGGCCCGCGCCTACCTGGATGCGGGCGTAACCCGCTGCATCATCGGCACCCTGGCCCTGGAAAAGCCGGAAACTTTTGCCGCGCTCTGCCGCGCCTTTCCCGGTCGGGTGGGCGTTTCACTGGACGCGGAAGGCGGTCGGCTCAAAAGCCGGGGCTGGGTGGCGGACACGGGCCTCAGCGTGGACGACGTGCTGCCCCGCCTGCAGGACGACGGCGCGGCCTTCATCATCTATACGGATATCGACCGCGACGGCATGCAGAGCGGCGTAAACCTGCCCGCCCTGGAACACCTGGCCCGCGCTGCGCGCGTGCCGGTCATTGCCGCCGGAGGCGTGGCCACCCTGGCAGACGTGCAGCGCCTCTACCCCCTGGTGGGCAGCACCAGCCTGGTAGGGGCCGTGAGCGGCAGAGCCCTCTACGAAGGAACGCTCCACCTTGAAGAGGCCAATGCCTGGATTGCCGCGCAGGGGCAGTAA
- a CDS encoding DVU0772 family protein, with amino-acid sequence MPQLKDFALYDIDWNLTPEHAVTMYLEWGNNDWHSEYPPVRSKDDVSHYFVVDSWQNPPVVRLVRRNSEQAEDLITVPLPEELLADFHQAHGNWRGISAPTPTVKAWLKHELGQE; translated from the coding sequence ATGCCCCAGCTCAAGGATTTCGCCCTCTATGACATCGACTGGAACCTGACTCCGGAACACGCCGTGACCATGTATCTGGAGTGGGGCAACAACGACTGGCATTCGGAATACCCGCCCGTGCGTTCCAAGGACGACGTTTCCCATTATTTTGTGGTGGACAGCTGGCAGAACCCGCCCGTAGTACGTCTGGTGCGCCGCAATTCTGAACAGGCCGAAGATCTGATTACTGTCCCTTTGCCGGAAGAACTGCTGGCGGACTTTCACCAGGCCCACGGCAACTGGCGCGGTATAAGCGCGCCTACGCCCACCGTCAAGGCATGGCTCAAACACGAGCTGGGCCAGGAATAA
- a CDS encoding molybdenum cofactor biosynthesis protein MoaE, giving the protein MDINKTLQELKARPGFAEHVGMTLVHNGVVRAWSRKDHSPVSQVRVTPDRAKMSAICREMEQRPGIFAILAESAEGLLRPGDDLLFLVVAGDIREHVKATFAELLDRIKAEAVLKQEYGQD; this is encoded by the coding sequence ATGGATATTAATAAAACGCTGCAGGAACTCAAAGCCCGCCCCGGCTTCGCCGAACACGTGGGCATGACCCTGGTGCACAACGGCGTAGTGCGCGCCTGGTCGCGCAAGGACCATAGCCCCGTAAGCCAGGTGCGCGTCACCCCGGACAGGGCCAAAATGTCCGCCATCTGCAGGGAGATGGAACAACGCCCCGGCATATTTGCCATTCTGGCCGAAAGCGCCGAGGGGTTGCTCCGCCCTGGGGACGACCTGCTTTTTCTGGTGGTGGCCGGCGACATCCGCGAGCATGTCAAAGCCACCTTTGCCGAGCTGCTGGACCGCATCAAGGCCGAAGCCGTCCTCAAGCAGGAATACGGCCAGGACTGA
- a CDS encoding tetratricopeptide repeat protein, which translates to MAQLSQLLARLPECREVRMSATGHVLWVCWQGTLAPAVGQTLLNYGGMQVGEAAEQSLWFFFTDDVFLALARLQVWGNFNELAVGVELMPGRLQMGRRREATVLLDAALQNQEMLVTDQLDVWVHPKSREGRGTMPGISFERHAARQGMAAADWSGMVVDVRMPYASTQSWFAILHPLGSPLDKAFQAGWSAMFKRVEALLQQLKIKFIVHETFVMLALENLLMLRTFMRDYLHSFDKEHGEGAHWPCVCVLADRNNLNFNSELPKKIGLQWDKLMPDFPYLSYRNAYLLGEGFTVQDLRYTGEQMSVDNWCNVLLDENSLSGRSIPLLMPGQLTAGNGVGCFYCGVHSHTAEQCPTRACPPSRAQVWDDLAGMDLESINEGFRQTELALAEQGVAAYPALLAGGGPAATVLAAVLDLNGACQLRNVPRRWLYRSHDPDTEGENPARDDSPAWVLLDALAGAGPDELADLEKRITQTIARHQRDPRLRMVLAFTQVERGELERALGSFREAASLTPSPALQAWNEFLQARLAEEQGQFGSAIEQYTQVWRVMPQWREVRYRGMVCKVKMGFAEPVLDQIVKLVREDPTYFNRVLIDPALERGRLLILSALYELWEEARKKAEAERVCINELRARLEAWFPADHPVQLQMGERLGNLEALSNVSNYMAFLKVVADRPTLESELDAAIAQQVEDLRNRYKYYLDILQEIRDEASWFPFPTALRDFSREFNEAAGIINRAFACNFREAASFKQVQAEAPRLAELLRELRKRLQNLRMVRDGTLFGLTMARTFIWVEAVGLLLCFIGVPVVVFWGDALRLGWLKQILGADQWSIQKVLILIVSVVALGLAALRTTLTFDRKREKLLEQAREQREQAQRARLEKIKRQRRAEAEKAERERSALAAREMKKQRDRA; encoded by the coding sequence ATGGCGCAGTTATCGCAATTATTGGCCCGCCTGCCGGAGTGCCGGGAAGTGCGCATGAGCGCCACGGGGCATGTGCTGTGGGTCTGCTGGCAGGGGACGCTGGCCCCGGCCGTGGGGCAGACCCTGCTCAACTACGGCGGCATGCAGGTGGGCGAGGCAGCGGAACAGTCCCTTTGGTTCTTTTTTACGGATGACGTGTTTCTGGCCCTGGCGCGTCTTCAGGTCTGGGGCAATTTTAATGAGCTTGCGGTGGGCGTGGAGCTTATGCCGGGCCGGCTGCAGATGGGGCGGCGGCGCGAAGCCACTGTCTTGCTGGACGCTGCCCTGCAGAATCAGGAAATGCTGGTCACAGACCAGCTGGATGTCTGGGTGCACCCCAAGAGCCGTGAGGGCAGGGGCACCATGCCCGGCATCAGTTTTGAGCGTCACGCCGCCCGCCAGGGCATGGCCGCTGCGGATTGGTCCGGCATGGTTGTGGATGTGCGCATGCCCTACGCCTCCACCCAGTCCTGGTTTGCCATTCTGCACCCTTTGGGCAGCCCGCTGGATAAGGCTTTTCAGGCCGGCTGGAGCGCCATGTTTAAAAGGGTGGAAGCCCTGCTGCAGCAGCTCAAAATCAAGTTTATCGTCCATGAAACCTTTGTCATGCTGGCACTGGAAAATCTGCTCATGCTGCGCACCTTTATGCGCGATTACCTGCACAGCTTCGACAAGGAACACGGCGAAGGGGCCCACTGGCCCTGCGTCTGCGTGCTGGCAGACCGCAATAACCTCAATTTTAACAGTGAATTGCCCAAGAAAATCGGCCTGCAGTGGGATAAACTCATGCCCGATTTTCCCTACCTGAGCTACCGCAATGCCTATTTGCTGGGCGAGGGCTTTACGGTGCAGGATCTGCGCTACACGGGCGAACAGATGTCCGTGGACAACTGGTGCAACGTGCTGCTGGATGAAAACAGCTTGAGCGGCCGTTCCATCCCCCTGCTCATGCCTGGCCAGCTCACGGCCGGCAACGGCGTGGGCTGCTTTTACTGCGGCGTGCACAGCCATACAGCCGAACAGTGCCCCACCAGAGCCTGCCCCCCCAGCCGGGCACAGGTTTGGGACGACCTGGCCGGGATGGATCTGGAGTCGATTAACGAAGGCTTTCGGCAGACAGAACTGGCCCTGGCGGAACAAGGCGTGGCGGCCTACCCCGCCCTGCTGGCCGGGGGCGGCCCGGCGGCCACAGTGCTGGCGGCCGTGCTGGACCTTAACGGCGCCTGCCAGTTGCGCAACGTGCCCCGGCGCTGGCTGTACCGCAGTCACGACCCCGATACGGAAGGAGAAAATCCGGCCAGGGACGACAGCCCGGCCTGGGTCCTTTTGGACGCTCTGGCCGGAGCCGGGCCCGATGAACTGGCTGACCTGGAAAAAAGGATCACGCAGACCATTGCCCGCCACCAGCGCGACCCGCGCCTGCGCATGGTGCTGGCGTTCACTCAGGTGGAACGGGGTGAGCTTGAGCGCGCCCTGGGCTCCTTCCGGGAGGCGGCCTCCCTGACCCCTTCACCGGCCCTGCAGGCCTGGAATGAGTTTTTACAGGCCCGGCTGGCTGAGGAACAGGGGCAGTTCGGCTCTGCTATTGAGCAGTACACCCAGGTCTGGCGGGTCATGCCCCAGTGGCGCGAGGTCAGGTATAGGGGGATGGTCTGCAAGGTCAAAATGGGCTTTGCCGAGCCGGTTCTGGACCAGATTGTCAAACTGGTGCGCGAAGACCCGACCTACTTTAACCGCGTGCTCATCGACCCGGCCCTGGAGCGGGGCCGCCTGCTCATTCTTTCTGCCCTCTACGAGCTGTGGGAAGAAGCCCGCAAAAAGGCCGAGGCCGAGCGCGTCTGCATCAACGAGCTGCGCGCGCGGCTGGAGGCCTGGTTCCCCGCCGACCACCCCGTACAGCTGCAGATGGGCGAACGCCTGGGCAACCTGGAGGCGCTTTCCAACGTCAGCAACTACATGGCTTTTCTCAAGGTGGTGGCGGACCGTCCCACCCTGGAAAGCGAACTGGACGCAGCCATTGCGCAACAGGTGGAAGACCTGCGCAACCGCTACAAATACTATCTGGACATCCTGCAGGAAATCCGCGACGAAGCCTCATGGTTTCCCTTCCCCACGGCTCTGCGCGACTTCAGCCGGGAATTCAACGAGGCCGCCGGTATTATCAACCGGGCCTTTGCCTGCAACTTTCGCGAGGCTGCGTCCTTCAAGCAGGTGCAGGCCGAAGCCCCCCGCCTGGCGGAACTCTTGCGTGAGCTGCGCAAGCGTCTGCAAAACCTGCGCATGGTGCGCGACGGTACCCTGTTCGGCCTGACCATGGCCCGCACCTTCATCTGGGTGGAGGCCGTGGGGCTGCTGCTTTGCTTTATCGGTGTGCCCGTGGTGGTTTTTTGGGGCGACGCCCTGCGTCTGGGCTGGCTTAAGCAGATCCTGGGCGCAGACCAGTGGTCCATCCAGAAGGTGCTCATCCTTATCGTCAGTGTCGTGGCCTTGGGGCTGGCCGCCCTGCGCACTACCCTGACCTTTGACCGCAAGCGGGAAAAGCTCCTGGAGCAGGCGCGGGAACAGCGTGAGCAGGCCCAGCGCGCCCGGCTGGAAAAGATCAAACGCCAGCGCCGCGCTGAAGCGGAAAAGGCCGAGCGTGAACGCTCGGCCCTGGCTGCGCGAGAGATGAAAAAGCAGCGAGATCGTGCGTAA
- the murJ gene encoding murein biosynthesis integral membrane protein MurJ: MXPVTEKPHAPTAPEAPAAQLARTAARLGGYALASRLLGLLRDMCMAWLVGSGPTADALAAALRLPHALRRLLGEGSLSMSLTAALVRHCRPDTAAGRSYLAQVGRALAVRLGAALALLLLLAVAAAPWLATGLAPGFAGPERELAIFLLRLCLPYGLAACMAALGTALLHSLGLFRLPGLSPVLFNVVALAFAGAAALGLCPPAPALALGMSCAGLAQWALLWWGARRALRRPGPTGASLGGAAAALSETVVAAAARSAPAPAPVSAAGAAAWRCLAGTPAGLLGACAPQFCLLAAAALASGLGAGLVAGLYYAERLLEVPLGLVGACLGTASLPALSRLAAQGRQADFAAALRTALRLTLLLSLPAVAGLWAVGAPLVRALFCHGAFDAQAAQTAWLMLTGFLPALPALACNRSLLAACNALGQERRTALSALAAVASTLAVGAALVHSRGAGLLPLAFVPPLAAGVGLWLQTGFLLRALAVALGRAGAANAGAVAVSACLPGWAAVLRHGLAALVTGLAARGLVLLTEGWPPGSGLAVAVSGGAVAWVMGLLLLRDGDMLALAAHLRGRGVLDSVRETRGTAPRR; encoded by the coding sequence GTGYGGCCAGTGACAGAAAAGCCCCACGCGCCGACGGCCCCTGAAGCTCCGGCGGCGCAGTTGGCCCGCACAGCGGCCCGGCTGGGCGGCTATGCCCTGGCTTCGCGTCTGCTGGGGCTGCTGCGGGATATGTGCATGGCCTGGCTGGTGGGCAGCGGCCCCACGGCGGACGCTCTGGCCGCCGCCCTGCGCCTGCCGCACGCCCTGCGCCGCCTGCTGGGGGAAGGCTCCCTGTCCATGAGCCTCACCGCGGCTCTGGTGCGCCATTGTCGTCCAGATACGGCGGCGGGTCGCAGTTACCTTGCGCAGGTGGGCCGCGCCCTGGCTGTGCGCCTGGGAGCAGCGCTGGCCCTGCTGCTTCTTCTGGCCGTGGCGGCCGCGCCCTGGCTGGCGACAGGACTGGCTCCGGGCTTTGCCGGGCCGGAGCGGGAACTGGCGATCTTTTTGCTGCGCCTCTGTCTGCCCTATGGGCTGGCGGCCTGCATGGCGGCCCTGGGCACGGCCCTGCTGCACAGTCTGGGCCTGTTCCGGCTGCCGGGGCTTTCGCCTGTGCTGTTCAATGTCGTGGCCCTGGCCTTTGCCGGGGCGGCGGCTTTGGGGCTGTGCCCTCCGGCCCCGGCCCTGGCCCTGGGCATGAGCTGCGCGGGCTTGGCCCAGTGGGCCCTGCTGTGGTGGGGCGCGCGCCGCGCCTTGCGCCGACCGGGGCCTACAGGGGCGTCTCTGGGGGGCGCCGCTGCCGCCTTGTCTGAGACTGTCGTTGCGGCAGCGGCAAGGTCTGCGCCCGCACCTGCCCCCGTATCTGCGGCAGGGGCCGCTGCCTGGCGCTGTCTGGCGGGCACGCCCGCGGGCCTGCTGGGGGCCTGCGCGCCGCAGTTCTGCCTGCTGGCGGCGGCGGCTTTGGCCTCCGGCCTGGGAGCGGGTCTGGTGGCCGGTCTCTATTATGCTGAACGTCTGCTGGAAGTGCCCCTGGGCCTGGTGGGCGCGTGCCTGGGCACGGCCAGTCTGCCCGCCCTGAGCCGCCTGGCCGCGCAGGGCCGCCAGGCGGATTTTGCCGCAGCCCTGCGCACGGCCCTGCGCCTGACCTTGCTGCTCAGTCTGCCCGCTGTTGCGGGCCTCTGGGCCGTGGGCGCGCCCCTGGTGCGGGCTTTGTTTTGTCATGGCGCGTTTGACGCCCAGGCTGCACAGACCGCCTGGTTGATGCTGACCGGTTTTTTGCCCGCGCTGCCGGCTCTTGCCTGCAACCGTTCCCTGCTGGCGGCCTGCAACGCCCTGGGCCAGGAGCGGCGCACGGCGCTGAGCGCCCTGGCCGCCGTGGCGTCCACCCTTGCGGTGGGGGCCGCGCTGGTACATAGTCGTGGGGCCGGGCTGCTGCCCCTCGCATTTGTGCCGCCGCTGGCCGCCGGCGTGGGATTGTGGCTGCAGACGGGCTTTCTGCTGCGCGCCCTGGCCGTGGCCCTGGGCCGCGCCGGGGCGGCAAACGCGGGGGCCGTCGCCGTGTCCGCCTGTCTGCCCGGCTGGGCGGCGGTGCTGCGGCACGGGCTGGCCGCCCTGGTTACGGGGCTGGCGGCGCGGGGGCTGGTGCTGTTGACGGAGGGTTGGCCTCCGGGGTCTGGTCTGGCCGTGGCCGTGTCTGGCGGCGCGGTTGCCTGGGTCATGGGTCTGCTGCTGTTGCGGGATGGGGATATGCTGGCCCTGGCCGCGCATCTGCGCGGTCGGGGAGTGCTGGATTCCGTCAGAGAAACGCGGGGGACCGCCCCCCGTCGGTGA